The Tachypleus tridentatus isolate NWPU-2018 chromosome 5, ASM421037v1, whole genome shotgun sequence genome includes a window with the following:
- the LOC143251232 gene encoding uncharacterized protein LOC143251232 — MANVDRSNQMEVEIREYVIVVFTKDNEVGVAPSDWLLDECTIKWPNKKGQSLNKAVLDRMPPEDHWDEYDVRVIYSDDDYVKVRGKLSSAEDTSSLETDDPEAKNSENGPRICTRKRKPTQRLVSESDNESEADGEKNQQVQNSKSQKHKSAIWSDDHVDLAQLTIPKPPEPISNAGGHVIVTPKRRCVSGEVNRIQRTLTP, encoded by the exons ATGGCTAATGTTGACAGATCCAACCAAATGGAGGTGGAAATTAGAGAATATGTGATAGTAGTGTTCACAAAGGACAATGAAGTTGGGGTGGCACCATCAGACTGGCTATTGGATGAATGCACCATTAAGTGGCCGAACAAAAAAGGTCAAAGCCTGAATAAAGCTGTTCTGGACAGAATGCCTCCAGAGGATCATTGGGATGAGTATGATGTTAGAGTCATCTATTCAGATG ATGACTATGTTAAGGTGAGAGGGAAATTAAGTTCTGCAGAGGACACCTCTTCTCTTGAAACAGATGATCCAGAAGCTAAAAATTCTGAAAATGGACCAAGAATTTGCACCAGAAAGAGAAA GCCCACACAGAGATTAGTTTCTGAGTCTGATAATGAGTCTGAGGCTGATGGGGAGAAGAATCAGCAAGTTCAGAATTCCAAATCACAAAAACACAAGTCTGCAATATGGTCAGATGATCATGTGGATTTGGCTCAGCTGACCATACCTAAGCCACCAGAGCCAATAAGCAATGCTGGAGGGCATGTGATAGTGACCCCAAAAAGAAGATGTGTGTCAG GTGAAGTCAACAGAATCCAGAGGACACTAACACCCTGA
- the LOC143251233 gene encoding uncharacterized protein LOC143251233, whose product MNTGLLQTLLRGRPASTNSSINLSVWPQGLPALPLSTMDGFNTLNDKVMIQHNADAVVRKLSMRGGDSVDAVTRNVLTGLMTNSLASQFNWMGHERKKRQDDGTLVTIPKKAISTTNLLQVINRAVRDNPVAEMASDDVIKKTAQSWFKYAASRKQEK is encoded by the exons ATGAATACAGGCCTTCTGCAGACTTTGCTGAGAGGTCGGCCTGCCAGCACCAACTCATCCATAAATCTGTCTGTGTGGCCACAGGGTCTCCCAGCTCTGCCGCTTAGTACAATGGATGGGTTCAACACCCTGAATGACAAAGTTATGATTCAGCATAATGCAGATGCTGTC GTGAGGAAGCTAAGTATGAGGGGTGGTGACAGTGTGGATGCTGTCACAAGAAATGTACTAACAGGTCTAATGACCAACAGCCTTGCCAGCCAGTTCAACTGGATGGGACATGAAAGGAAAAAAAGACAAGATGATGGGACCTTAGTTACCATACCAAAGAAGGCCATATCTACAACAAATTTGTTACAAGTCATTAACA GAGCTGTCAGGGATAATCCTGTGGCTGAGATGGCATCAGATGATGTCATCAAGAAGACTGCACAGAGCTGGTTCAAATATGCTGCCTCTAGGAAGCAGGAaaagtga